The Macrococcoides canis genome has a window encoding:
- a CDS encoding MFS transporter: MDKKLQRKVLTASLVGSSIEWFDFFLYASVASIIFSNQYFVTDDPAVSTMIAYFGLALSFFIRPFGGVFFAHIGDKVGRKKTLVLTLTLMGVATVAIGLIPNYDAIGIWAPILLLLCRLVQGLGIGGEWGGALLLATEYAPPEKRGFFGSVPQMGVTIGMVLGSLAFYLMTAIFDDAQFNSYGWRIPFILSGFLVAAGLWIRKDLDETPDFKQTIESGKVPKVPLVDTFKYHWKEVLITSGAKFVETAPFYVFGTFIVGYATKTLGFKFEQVMIVVMAAAVLTTLLIPMYEALSDKVGRKKLYLIGAVAMLLFIFPYFMLLDTKSLPMLFVATIIGLSVIWSPITAVLGTMFSEVFSKEVRYTGVTLGYQIGAALAGGTAPMVAEYLMSKFNHSWVPVAIYIMIIAVISIISVLSIRNMKAEDIKHTKIN; encoded by the coding sequence ATGGATAAGAAATTGCAGAGAAAGGTGCTGACAGCGAGTTTAGTCGGCTCTTCAATAGAATGGTTTGATTTTTTCTTGTATGCATCTGTTGCAAGTATTATTTTTAGCAATCAATATTTTGTAACTGATGACCCAGCGGTATCAACGATGATCGCATACTTTGGTTTAGCATTATCATTTTTTATTCGACCGTTTGGAGGCGTATTCTTTGCTCATATTGGGGATAAGGTGGGTCGAAAGAAGACACTTGTACTGACTTTAACGTTAATGGGTGTTGCAACAGTTGCCATTGGTCTAATACCGAATTATGATGCAATCGGTATATGGGCACCGATTTTATTGCTTTTATGTCGTCTTGTTCAAGGACTTGGAATCGGTGGAGAATGGGGTGGTGCGTTATTACTTGCAACAGAATATGCGCCGCCAGAGAAAAGGGGTTTCTTTGGAAGTGTGCCGCAAATGGGTGTTACAATTGGAATGGTCCTTGGTTCACTTGCATTCTATTTAATGACAGCAATCTTTGATGATGCGCAGTTTAACAGCTATGGATGGAGGATACCATTCATATTAAGTGGGTTCTTAGTAGCGGCAGGACTATGGATTCGTAAAGATCTGGATGAAACACCAGACTTTAAACAGACGATTGAATCAGGTAAGGTGCCGAAAGTACCTTTAGTAGATACGTTTAAATACCATTGGAAAGAAGTATTAATCACAAGCGGTGCTAAATTTGTCGAGACTGCACCATTCTATGTTTTTGGAACATTTATAGTTGGTTATGCAACAAAGACGTTAGGATTTAAATTTGAACAAGTAATGATTGTAGTTATGGCAGCTGCAGTGCTGACAACACTATTAATTCCAATGTACGAGGCACTTAGTGATAAAGTGGGACGTAAAAAATTATACTTGATTGGTGCAGTGGCAATGTTATTATTTATTTTTCCGTACTTTATGTTACTGGATACAAAATCATTACCGATGCTCTTTGTGGCAACAATCATTGGATTAAGTGTTATCTGGTCCCCAATTACAGCAGTACTCGGTACGATGTTCTCTGAAGTATTCTCGAAAGAAGTGAGATATACAGGGGTAACGCTTGGATATCAAATCGGTGCAGCTTTAGCAGGAGGAACAGCACCTATGGTAGCAGAATATTTAATGAGTAAGTTTAATCACTCATGGGTTCCTGTAGCGATTTATATAATGATAATTGCAGTGATTTCTATTATTTCAGTGTTAAGCATTAGAAATATGAAAGCAGAAGATATTAAACATACAAAGATAAACTAG
- a CDS encoding alpha/beta hydrolase, translated as MNYFYQKNNNDTLIVLFHGTGGNEYQLLQLMGDVYHNADILSFEGNFGEGISRRFFPPLVNGQLERERYNEAVQSFMSIWDTLKLQYRHIVLIGYSNGANFIIGLLEQGIKVDEAILMHPSNLGYDISNASSAIRIILTAGANDYIAPAGQVKQLEQQFATKFKDVKFILLDGGHELDEQEAITIKSYVN; from the coding sequence ATGAATTACTTTTATCAAAAGAATAATAATGATACTCTGATTGTATTGTTTCATGGTACTGGGGGCAATGAATATCAACTTCTGCAACTGATGGGTGATGTATATCATAATGCCGATATTTTGAGCTTTGAGGGTAATTTTGGTGAAGGTATTTCACGCAGATTCTTTCCGCCGCTAGTAAATGGCCAACTGGAACGCGAACGTTATAATGAAGCGGTTCAATCGTTTATGTCGATATGGGATACGCTTAAATTACAATATCGACATATCGTATTGATTGGATATTCTAATGGGGCTAACTTTATTATTGGTCTGTTAGAGCAAGGGATTAAGGTGGATGAGGCGATTCTGATGCATCCATCGAATTTAGGCTATGACATATCCAATGCATCTAGTGCTATTAGAATAATCCTTACAGCGGGAGCCAATGATTACATTGCACCTGCTGGCCAAGTTAAGCAATTGGAACAACAGTTTGCTACGAAATTTAAAGACGTTAAGTTCATTTTATTAGATGGTGGTCATGAATTAGATGAGCAAGAAGCGATCACAATAAAATCATATGTAAATTAA
- a CDS encoding amidohydrolase family protein: MTHIDTHAHLWSEAYLDYLKSIGSTSTDVARGIKASNTEEDLKERFRMMEEANVKMQIISATPQSPQWGSEKEAHEAATMINSLYEELVNHYPEKFLAYGAVSLPYVQQAIEEARELLSKKAFIGIAIPTLVRDEISIGDKRFEPFFEAMNELSAVIYVHPTGCGANSPMINDFHLEWVVGAPIESMLATLQLLKNDIPSKYPNIKFHISHLGGALPFLMQRIEDNFEDWDAFKSSPLEMLTEHFWFDTANFHKPSLINAVDTFDVSHFMLGSDFPYFQDDKYTRAVTYIKESGLDGTSIDGILQSNALKLYKV, translated from the coding sequence ATGACACACATTGATACACACGCACATTTATGGAGCGAAGCATATCTTGATTATTTGAAATCTATCGGTTCTACTTCGACAGACGTAGCAAGAGGAATAAAAGCGAGTAATACAGAAGAAGACTTAAAAGAGCGTTTTCGTATGATGGAAGAAGCGAATGTTAAAATGCAGATCATTTCTGCGACACCGCAATCACCACAATGGGGTTCTGAAAAAGAAGCGCATGAAGCAGCAACGATGATCAATTCACTTTACGAAGAGCTTGTTAACCATTATCCAGAAAAGTTTCTTGCATACGGAGCAGTATCTTTACCTTATGTGCAGCAAGCAATTGAAGAAGCAAGAGAACTCCTTTCAAAGAAAGCCTTTATAGGAATTGCAATTCCTACTTTAGTAAGAGATGAAATTTCTATAGGAGATAAGAGATTTGAACCGTTCTTCGAAGCGATGAACGAACTTTCGGCAGTAATATATGTACATCCGACTGGGTGCGGTGCAAATAGTCCTATGATTAACGATTTTCATTTAGAATGGGTTGTAGGTGCTCCAATAGAATCTATGTTAGCAACATTGCAACTGCTAAAAAATGATATTCCATCAAAATATCCTAATATTAAATTCCATATTTCTCATCTCGGTGGTGCACTGCCATTCTTAATGCAGCGTATTGAAGATAACTTCGAAGATTGGGATGCGTTTAAATCAAGTCCATTAGAGATGTTAACAGAACATTTCTGGTTCGATACAGCAAATTTTCATAAGCCGTCGCTCATTAACGCTGTAGACACATTTGACGTATCACACTTTATGCTTGGTAGTGATTTCCCTTACTTCCAGGATGATAAGTATACTCGTGCAGTGACATACATTAAAGAAAGCGGTCTGGATGGAACATCGATTGACGGTATATTACAAAGCAACGCATTGAAATTATATAAAGTATAA
- a CDS encoding ring-cleaving dioxygenase, producing the protein MQELTGIHHVTAITSSAEKIYDFFNDILGMRLVKKTVNQDDISTYHLFFADDAGNAGTDMTFFDFEGIQKGKHGTNEIARTSFRVPNDKAVEYFLERFEQFNVKHEGIQEMFGRKILPFEDFDGQLYQIISDENDKGVAPGTPWKNGPVPVEYAIHGLGPVFITVSQFTAFKSAFEKVYMFKETASEDNYHLFETGEGGNGASVIIVDDTTSAAAYQGFGTVHHVAFRVPDEKGLNEWIERLQEFGLPNSGYVDRFFFKSLYARLAMPILFEIATDGPGFMGDEPYETLGEKLSLPPFLEGKREEIEKQVRHIDTVRSK; encoded by the coding sequence ATGCAAGAATTAACAGGTATTCATCACGTAACAGCAATTACAAGTAGCGCAGAAAAAATTTATGACTTTTTTAATGATATTCTAGGGATGCGTCTCGTTAAAAAGACTGTAAACCAAGACGATATCAGTACGTATCATCTCTTTTTCGCAGATGATGCTGGTAATGCCGGCACTGACATGACATTCTTTGATTTTGAAGGTATTCAAAAAGGCAAACATGGTACAAATGAAATCGCAAGAACTTCATTTAGAGTGCCAAATGATAAAGCAGTTGAATATTTCTTAGAGCGTTTTGAACAATTTAATGTGAAACATGAAGGCATTCAGGAAATGTTTGGTCGTAAGATCTTGCCGTTTGAAGATTTTGACGGGCAATTATATCAAATTATTTCTGATGAGAATGACAAAGGTGTCGCACCAGGTACACCATGGAAAAATGGTCCCGTACCTGTAGAATATGCGATTCATGGCTTAGGTCCAGTATTTATTACAGTGAGCCAGTTCACAGCATTTAAATCTGCATTCGAAAAAGTATATATGTTTAAAGAAACTGCTTCTGAAGATAATTACCATCTGTTTGAAACAGGAGAAGGTGGTAACGGAGCATCAGTAATCATCGTTGACGATACGACAAGTGCAGCAGCTTACCAAGGATTTGGGACAGTGCACCATGTTGCATTTAGAGTACCAGATGAAAAAGGGTTAAATGAATGGATTGAACGTTTACAAGAGTTCGGTTTACCAAATTCAGGATATGTAGATAGATTCTTCTTTAAATCTTTATATGCACGTCTTGCAATGCCGATATTATTTGAAATTGCAACAGATGGCCCAGGATTTATGGGAGATGAGCCATATGAAACATTAGGTGAAAAACTTTCATTACCACCGTTCCTTGAAGGAAAACGTGAAGAAATTGAAAAACAAGTGAGACATATCGATACTGTAAGAAGTAAGTAG
- a CDS encoding ornithine cyclodeaminase family protein: protein MKFYTDEEIIRHYKMKDAIHDVTQGLDALNNNLIKVKERTVINAEEDNVMLYMPAINLQKQFSAIKVISIFPDNPAHNLPTSQGVTLLTELATGKSIATLEASYLTRLRTGAMTGIATNKLARRDAHVLGVIGTGGMAFEQVLGVLEVRAINKILLFNRTEQKAHQFKEKLVEFGVTAEIEIVSDVDTLTKQADIINCATKSEQNVYQHMNLKVGMHVNGVGSYLPHMREIDIDTIEQAAVIAIDDVAGAEHEAGEFIHASHAGRFNFSEAIELKDLINMDITREDTDFTVFKSVDAAYYDLFVAIGAYEKLK, encoded by the coding sequence ATGAAGTTTTATACAGATGAAGAAATTATTCGTCATTATAAGATGAAAGATGCAATTCATGATGTAACTCAAGGATTGGATGCTTTAAACAATAATTTAATTAAAGTGAAAGAACGTACTGTGATCAATGCTGAAGAAGACAATGTAATGCTTTATATGCCAGCAATTAACCTTCAGAAGCAGTTCTCAGCGATAAAGGTCATATCAATATTTCCTGATAACCCAGCGCACAATTTACCGACTTCTCAAGGGGTAACTTTACTGACAGAATTAGCAACTGGGAAAAGCATTGCCACACTAGAAGCGAGTTATTTAACACGTTTAAGAACTGGGGCGATGACAGGTATTGCCACAAATAAACTTGCACGTCGTGACGCACATGTATTAGGCGTTATCGGAACGGGCGGTATGGCGTTTGAGCAAGTACTTGGAGTATTAGAAGTAAGAGCGATCAATAAGATATTACTGTTTAACCGAACGGAACAAAAGGCCCATCAGTTTAAAGAAAAGCTAGTAGAGTTCGGAGTAACAGCAGAAATTGAGATTGTCTCTGATGTTGATACATTAACAAAGCAAGCAGACATTATTAACTGTGCTACGAAATCAGAACAAAATGTATACCAGCATATGAACTTAAAAGTAGGTATGCATGTAAATGGCGTGGGTTCTTATCTTCCTCATATGCGAGAAATAGATATCGATACCATTGAACAAGCAGCAGTCATTGCTATAGATGATGTGGCAGGTGCAGAGCATGAAGCGGGAGAGTTTATACATGCATCACATGCAGGACGCTTTAATTTTAGTGAAGCGATTGAACTAAAAGATTTAATAAATATGGATATTACAAGAGAAGATACAGACTTTACAGTATTTAAATCCGTAGATGCCGCATATTATGATTTGTTCGTTGCTATCGGAGCATACGAAAAGTTAAAATAA
- a CDS encoding FAD-binding dehydrogenase: protein MSKHITIIGSGLSGLVAATELLKAGHEVTMLDQEHVSAIGGQAFWSFGGLFLVNSKVQRRLGVKDSYELAYTDWMNTAKFDRLDDEDIWAKQWAEAYIKFAAFEKESYLKSMGVKLSPILGWAERGGSSANGHGNSVPRFHITWGTGPGLVKPFADYVMQHPKFKFLARHQVTKLNIKDAAIHSIEGNILEHNDVPRGVASSRKVIDQFEFGVTNLIITTGGIGANHELIKKNWPKRLGKAPTRMIQGVPDSTDGKMLKISEDAGARLVNKDRMWHYTEGIKNHSPIWSNHGIRIIPGPSSMWFDATGRRFEAPDYPGFDTLHTLESICKTGYDYSWFILTEQILKKEFVLSGSEQNPDLTNKDIKLILKERLSSNATQPVEMFKNKGEDFVVADNLKDLVNGMNALTGENLIDYHSIEKEIKLRDLQIDNPYSKDPQITFINGARHFIGDKFIRTAKPHKFLKDNEKLIAVKLNIISRKTLGGIQTDLNSQVFNQQNERIQGLYAAGEVAGFGGGGVHGYGALEGTFLGGCIFSGYRAAQGIINT from the coding sequence ATGAGTAAACATATCACGATAATAGGCTCGGGTTTAAGCGGTCTTGTTGCTGCAACTGAACTGCTGAAAGCTGGCCATGAAGTAACGATGTTAGATCAGGAGCATGTCAGTGCGATTGGGGGACAAGCTTTTTGGAGTTTCGGAGGATTATTTCTCGTTAATTCTAAAGTGCAAAGAAGATTAGGTGTTAAAGATAGTTATGAACTTGCTTATACAGACTGGATGAATACAGCGAAGTTTGATCGTCTTGATGATGAAGATATATGGGCTAAACAGTGGGCAGAAGCTTATATTAAATTTGCTGCATTTGAAAAAGAAAGCTACTTGAAAAGCATGGGTGTTAAATTATCGCCAATACTTGGATGGGCAGAACGTGGCGGTAGTTCTGCAAATGGTCATGGTAATTCTGTACCGAGATTTCACATTACTTGGGGCACAGGACCAGGACTAGTTAAACCTTTTGCTGACTATGTTATGCAACATCCGAAATTCAAATTTCTCGCAAGACATCAAGTGACGAAGCTGAATATCAAAGACGCTGCCATTCACTCCATTGAAGGCAACATTTTAGAACATAATGATGTCCCGAGAGGCGTAGCATCTTCTAGAAAAGTGATTGACCAGTTTGAATTTGGAGTAACGAATTTAATTATTACGACTGGTGGTATCGGTGCTAATCATGAGCTTATCAAGAAGAATTGGCCGAAACGATTAGGGAAAGCACCAACACGAATGATTCAAGGTGTTCCTGATTCGACAGACGGTAAGATGCTGAAAATCAGTGAAGATGCAGGTGCTCGTCTAGTAAATAAAGACCGCATGTGGCATTATACTGAGGGGATTAAAAATCATTCTCCTATATGGAGTAATCACGGGATTCGAATTATTCCTGGGCCTTCATCCATGTGGTTTGATGCAACAGGAAGACGATTTGAAGCGCCTGATTATCCAGGATTTGATACACTACACACTTTAGAGTCAATTTGTAAGACAGGGTATGATTATTCATGGTTCATACTTACAGAACAAATATTAAAGAAAGAATTCGTATTATCTGGTTCTGAACAAAATCCAGATCTCACGAATAAAGATATTAAATTAATATTGAAAGAACGCTTATCAAGTAATGCAACACAACCCGTTGAAATGTTTAAGAATAAAGGGGAAGACTTTGTTGTGGCGGATAATTTAAAAGATTTAGTAAATGGTATGAATGCACTAACGGGAGAAAACCTTATAGATTATCACTCGATTGAAAAAGAGATTAAATTAAGGGACCTTCAAATTGATAATCCATATAGTAAAGATCCGCAAATTACTTTTATTAATGGTGCACGCCATTTCATTGGAGATAAATTTATACGTACAGCCAAACCACATAAATTTCTAAAGGATAATGAAAAATTAATCGCGGTTAAACTTAATATTATCAGTAGAAAAACTTTAGGTGGTATTCAGACAGATTTAAATAGCCAGGTCTTTAATCAGCAGAATGAACGCATTCAAGGGCTTTATGCTGCTGGTGAAGTAGCAGGATTTGGTGGAGGCGGTGTACATGGTTATGGTGCGTTAGAAGGTACATTTCTTGGAGGATGTATCTTTAGTGGATATCGCGCAGCACAAGGGATTATCAATACTTAA
- a CDS encoding GNAT family N-acetyltransferase encodes MELKFYNDSLHDYVEKYTLSKEQLKFVRSPVNNIEIAKYNKQRYPVLGFDNETCVSFFVLDMESEFKEQFEVIDAVYLRSFSTDYRYLRRGYARQMLTCAPKFIHEHFPDIKYIALLVDDPNIHAQTLYQKAGFTIGKQIKGERYDGHLMYYEIVKGL; translated from the coding sequence ATGGAATTAAAATTTTATAACGATTCATTGCATGATTATGTTGAAAAATATACGTTATCAAAAGAACAGCTTAAATTTGTTCGTTCCCCGGTAAATAATATTGAAATTGCTAAGTACAATAAGCAACGTTATCCTGTACTTGGTTTTGATAATGAGACATGTGTTTCATTTTTTGTGCTCGATATGGAAAGTGAATTTAAAGAACAATTTGAAGTAATAGATGCTGTCTATCTCCGTTCATTTTCTACTGATTATCGTTATTTAAGAAGAGGTTATGCGCGACAGATGCTCACATGTGCCCCGAAATTCATTCATGAGCATTTTCCGGATATTAAATATATTGCGCTACTTGTGGACGATCCTAATATCCATGCACAAACGTTGTATCAGAAAGCAGGCTTCACGATAGGTAAACAAATTAAAGGTGAACGATATGATGGTCATTTAATGTATTATGAAATCGTAAAGGGATTATAA
- a CDS encoding VOC family protein has translation MTIIHHVSIINRKAEPSFHFYRNVLGLDLMMKTVNQDDNQMYHLFFGDAKGQPGTEVTIFEIEDGADKQFGTNAIERLIFKVHSTEALYFWMERFDAFNVCHYGLEHINGRDTVRFEAPDNTMLGLTVVHHDDNNVYPGPEHTDIPEDFRILSLDAIQVRVKYARATINELERYYGFKATDETSFFETDRQVTILRNQSSRFTHEIHIIHDNDNEDEVTGIGSIHHLALSIEGIAELEALHKALSDRNFYLSPIKNREFFQSLYYREPNNILIEVATMEGHKIHQPDKDATQFYDIPLVLPDYLENKREKIEHLLKKKEGRA, from the coding sequence ATGACTATTATACACCATGTTTCTATTATTAATCGAAAAGCTGAACCCTCATTCCACTTTTATCGTAATGTATTAGGACTCGATCTTATGATGAAGACTGTGAATCAAGATGATAACCAAATGTATCATCTCTTCTTTGGTGATGCAAAAGGACAACCTGGTACTGAAGTTACAATCTTTGAAATTGAAGATGGTGCCGACAAACAATTTGGAACGAATGCTATAGAACGTCTGATCTTTAAAGTACACTCTACTGAAGCGCTCTATTTCTGGATGGAAAGATTTGATGCTTTTAACGTTTGTCATTATGGCCTGGAGCATATAAACGGCCGAGATACTGTACGCTTTGAAGCACCAGATAATACGATGCTTGGTTTAACTGTAGTGCATCATGACGATAACAATGTTTATCCTGGTCCAGAACATACAGATATACCTGAGGACTTTCGTATACTCTCACTTGATGCGATACAAGTAAGGGTAAAATATGCTCGAGCAACGATTAATGAACTTGAACGTTATTACGGATTTAAAGCAACTGATGAAACAAGTTTTTTTGAAACGGATAGACAAGTGACAATATTACGCAATCAAAGTTCACGATTTACTCATGAAATCCATATCATCCATGACAATGACAACGAAGATGAAGTTACAGGAATCGGTTCTATCCATCACCTTGCACTCTCTATTGAAGGTATTGCGGAGTTAGAAGCATTACATAAAGCGTTGTCGGATAGAAATTTCTATCTTTCTCCGATTAAGAATCGTGAGTTCTTTCAATCGCTCTATTATCGAGAACCCAATAACATATTAATTGAAGTTGCAACAATGGAAGGACATAAAATTCATCAGCCTGATAAGGATGCTACTCAGTTTTATGATATACCTCTCGTATTGCCAGACTATCTAGAAAATAAACGTGAAAAAATAGAACACTTACTCAAAAAGAAAGAAGGAAGAGCATAA
- a CDS encoding D-2-hydroxyacid dehydrogenase: MKLIMFGTREDEKEAALNWAEKNNVEVTFNPDPLTLENVHLLEGYDGLSTSQTAPFEDDIYEQIAAQGIKQVAQRSAGFDMFNLEKATAHNLIISNVPSYSPNAIAEYAVTAAMNIIRNTEKIQNKVKQHDFTWNKSIISKEMRSMTVAIIGTGRIGTIAGQIFNGFGAEVIGYDLYPNEKAEAFLTYTDSLDEAIEKADLISIHMPLTKENTYMFDKSLFSKMKDGVFIVNTARGKIVNTKDLLDALNSGKVAAAALDTYENEAPYFPKDFSDTTVEDEVLLELIQREDVLVSQHIAFYTETAVMNLVEGGLDSAKQVIETGSCDNRVN, from the coding sequence ATGAAATTAATCATGTTTGGGACAAGAGAAGATGAAAAAGAGGCTGCATTAAACTGGGCTGAGAAGAATAATGTAGAAGTTACTTTTAATCCTGATCCGTTAACTTTAGAGAACGTACATTTATTAGAAGGATACGATGGATTATCTACAAGCCAGACTGCACCCTTTGAAGATGACATTTATGAACAGATTGCTGCTCAAGGTATAAAACAAGTTGCCCAGCGATCTGCTGGTTTTGATATGTTCAATCTTGAAAAAGCAACTGCACATAACTTAATCATATCCAACGTTCCTAGTTACTCTCCAAATGCAATTGCAGAATACGCTGTCACAGCAGCAATGAACATCATTAGAAATACAGAAAAAATCCAAAATAAAGTGAAACAACATGATTTCACTTGGAATAAATCCATCATCAGCAAAGAAATGCGTTCAATGACTGTTGCTATTATCGGAACAGGAAGAATTGGTACAATCGCTGGTCAAATATTTAATGGCTTCGGCGCCGAAGTTATCGGTTACGATCTATATCCAAATGAGAAAGCAGAAGCATTCTTAACATATACAGACTCACTTGACGAGGCGATTGAAAAGGCAGATTTAATTTCAATCCATATGCCACTTACAAAAGAGAATACATATATGTTTGATAAATCTTTATTCTCAAAAATGAAAGACGGTGTATTTATCGTAAATACTGCACGTGGCAAGATTGTAAACACGAAAGACTTGCTAGATGCATTAAATTCAGGAAAAGTCGCAGCTGCTGCCTTAGATACTTATGAAAATGAAGCACCTTATTTCCCGAAAGACTTTAGCGATACAACAGTAGAAGATGAAGTTCTGTTAGAACTCATCCAGCGCGAAGATGTCCTCGTCTCTCAACATATCGCTTTTTATACAGAAACTGCCGTAATGAACTTAGTTGAAGGTGGTCTTGATTCTGCAAAACAAGTCATCGAAACAGGAAGCTGTGATAATCGAGTAAATTAA
- a CDS encoding TIGR01777 family oxidoreductase, protein MTKILMTGGTGLVGKALQQKFSSEDDIYILTRSDKENHDNITYINWDKDNFEQYIPDVDLVINLAGASLNQRWTKEHKEAIQISRIESTKKLLPIIDNMQNVPLLISASAVGYYPPSNETIYTEQDAFEPFDFLSETVHLWEKEAKKIEHNGNDVAYVRFGVIFSDKGGALPLMIKPYQLFAGGPIGKGTQPFSWIHLDDLVDAILYIYKHRLTGVYNLTAPYPVTQQQLGKVIARTIHRPHYFVTPSKLIELLLGEQSIMVTKGQKVLPEKLLAHGFKFSYPNVKIALSDLLRQP, encoded by the coding sequence ATGACTAAAATATTAATGACCGGTGGAACCGGACTTGTCGGAAAAGCATTACAACAAAAGTTTTCATCTGAAGATGACATATACATCCTTACACGTTCAGATAAAGAAAACCATGACAATATTACATATATTAATTGGGACAAAGATAATTTTGAACAATATATTCCTGATGTCGATCTTGTCATCAATCTAGCAGGCGCTTCCCTGAATCAACGCTGGACAAAAGAACATAAAGAAGCGATTCAAATAAGCAGAATCGAATCTACAAAAAAATTGTTACCTATCATCGATAATATGCAAAATGTACCATTACTCATTTCTGCAAGTGCTGTAGGTTATTATCCTCCTTCAAATGAAACAATATATACTGAACAAGATGCTTTCGAACCCTTTGATTTCTTATCAGAAACCGTGCATTTATGGGAAAAAGAAGCCAAAAAAATAGAGCACAATGGAAATGATGTTGCTTACGTACGTTTCGGTGTTATATTCTCCGATAAAGGAGGCGCACTACCGCTTATGATTAAACCATATCAATTATTTGCTGGAGGACCTATTGGTAAAGGCACACAACCTTTCTCGTGGATTCACCTGGATGATTTAGTGGATGCAATCCTATATATATATAAACATCGTTTAACAGGTGTATATAATTTAACTGCACCCTATCCTGTAACACAGCAACAACTTGGAAAGGTGATTGCTCGGACAATCCATCGTCCGCATTATTTCGTTACCCCAAGTAAATTGATTGAACTTCTATTAGGAGAACAGTCCATTATGGTGACGAAAGGTCAAAAAGTGTTGCCAGAAAAGCTATTAGCCCATGGTTTTAAATTTTCATATCCGAACGTCAAAATCGCACTTTCAGATTTATTGAGGCAGCCATGA
- a CDS encoding VOC family protein, which translates to MKINGHHHISMYTKDVKQNKDFYTNILGLRLVEISVNQDNPTMYHFFYGDEEGSPGTLLSFFEIPNASMTKKGTNSIHRLSLLVPDQAALKYFEQRLNQHGIETHPIHYAGHDGLLFEDRDALEIVLLPNNDMPYPNAWKKNHYSDIPETYQILGMGPVELRVRSIEKSAQFLTETLGYTRRIDSNIFTLDANGLYSDFVVVEQDGHTVTPGRGYVHHIAVDMPEVQDLEALIEKLDQLPGKHTGIIDRWFFKSVYYRQNGIMFEFATSGPGFMVDTKKEDLGKKLNLPEFLEKDRAEILKALKPIE; encoded by the coding sequence ATGAAAATTAACGGACATCATCATATTTCAATGTATACAAAAGACGTAAAACAAAACAAAGACTTTTATACGAATATCCTTGGGCTTAGACTCGTAGAAATTTCGGTCAACCAGGATAACCCAACAATGTATCATTTCTTCTACGGTGATGAAGAAGGATCACCTGGTACATTACTCAGTTTCTTTGAAATTCCTAATGCCAGTATGACTAAAAAAGGAACAAACAGTATTCATAGACTTTCATTACTCGTTCCAGATCAAGCAGCACTTAAATATTTCGAACAACGCTTGAATCAACATGGTATAGAGACGCACCCAATTCATTACGCTGGTCATGACGGCCTATTATTTGAAGATCGTGATGCTTTAGAAATCGTCCTGTTACCTAACAATGACATGCCTTACCCAAATGCATGGAAGAAAAATCATTATTCTGATATTCCTGAGACCTATCAAATATTAGGGATGGGACCTGTTGAACTTCGTGTAAGAAGCATTGAGAAGTCAGCACAATTTTTAACTGAAACATTAGGATATACGAGACGTATTGATAGCAATATCTTTACATTAGATGCAAATGGTCTATACAGTGACTTTGTCGTCGTAGAGCAAGACGGACATACAGTGACACCTGGGCGCGGATATGTTCACCATATTGCAGTGGATATGCCGGAGGTACAAGATTTAGAAGCGCTCATTGAAAAGCTAGATCAACTTCCCGGTAAGCATACAGGCATCATTGATCGCTGGTTCTTTAAATCAGTATATTACCGCCAAAACGGTATTATGTTCGAGTTTGCAACTTCAGGACCAGGATTTATGGTCGATACAAAGAAAGAAGATCTAGGTAAAAAACTCAATCTACCAGAATTCTTAGAAAAAGATAGAGCGGAAATTCTAAAAGCTTTAAAACCTATTGAATAG